In Lactuca sativa cultivar Salinas chromosome 5, Lsat_Salinas_v11, whole genome shotgun sequence, the DNA window ataaaaaataaataaaaaataaataaataaatgcgtctcacagtctcacaaaatatagatggtctcaaatgaatctaaccctatatatatatatatatatatatatatatatatatatatatatatatatatatatatatatatatatatatatatatatattaacacaaTTATTAACATTGTGGAGTTGGAGCCTTTTCACCTTTACTTGGGTATGAAGCTGAAACCCTAATAGCTGCAATCGAATCATAACGACGGTGATGCAACTCTGACCTCCGATCATATTGAATTCTTGATtagtattatttttttctttatttgtgtatgtttgacttttgtatgTACGAAACGTCAACCATATGATGTTTAGCTGTTTATTggctataaaaaaataaatagattGTCAGTCAGCAAATAGGCCCGTTTCTTGCGGGTCTAACCTCCATAATCTAAAAGACCTAAACGTTGAAGTTGAATTCTTCAAGTTCTTCGTTCAAATCtcatatttatttaacttttttttttcctttacaCAGAAGTTATGATCTAAAAGCTAAAGAAAGATgatttatagatttttttttatcaGTTAAAAACATATTAGTAGTTATGAAACTTTCATTATTATATCATAACAACCTAAAATTAAATTAtaatttcttaaaatatattGATACGATGCACATTTACCTAAAAAattgattgatttttttttctttttttgttaatGGAAGATTAAAAATATTTCTTCCAAATGAAAGAATCAGGTTTTTTCTTACACTCTGTTCTATTAATTAAAACAaacattttgttaaaactaatTGCTAAAACACTTAAACTTAAAGTATATGTTCCTAATATAAAAATTGGCTAAAACGTACTATATTCCTTAATATGTACAGGATACCATGCACCCTCTTAGGGTATTCTTGTTTAATAATTAAAGTCTTGTTGTGAATACAAAAGGATACTAGCTAGTAGTAGTAAAATAATTTTGTAGGTGATGGCATGCAATTGGGGCATTGACATTTTTCATTCTTTAATAAGTAAATTAATACTGAACAAAATAGAGCGTATATACAAGTCAAACATTGCTGGCCCCCATCTTTATATAAGAACAGATCTAAGTTGGCTAAATCCTCATTTATCAATTCTATATATTCAACTCGATCAGAATACTTTTGTTCACACAGCGAAGACAGCCATGGAAGTTGACCACAGAAAAACAACCCAGATGAAGCAGGAAGATAAGGGAGACGATCGCCACTGCAAACAAGAGGTTGTGGATGATAAGGTGCATCGCTTAGTTTTTATTTACTTTAGAATTCCATGCTATTAATTAGTTTTTTCTGAGATATAGAAAAGGTGTTCTTCATAAGCTAGGTTCATATATAAAGCTTTCATATTTGATATATTCTTCATTTTTAGTTTCTATTTCTTTTTGTTATTTCTACAATGAACTAAGAGGCTGTTCTTCATGATAAATCTTTattttcttccatctttcttttttgTTCGTATATAAATTAATCTTTTATTAAGgtatatgtttatatgaaaaAGCGTTCCATCTTTCTTTTTTGGTTTTTTGAAAATATCAGATCTACTGGACTATGTTATCTAAACAAACATATCTTAAATAACATCAGTTTTGGATAACGAGGGCGGTTTCTTCCGTGATCCACTTTGTAATCATATGTTTCGTGTGTGTTTTTTTACTAGCTTAGTTTAATAAAGTTGAAGTTTTAATTAACACAAACTTTTGTaccaaaaagaaaaacaaaatttatcTCAAATTCTTATTATATTCAAGATTCAATATTCAATATTTCATGTTGGTTGCTCAAAACTGAAACTGTTTTATTATTTTCATGATTCAATATTTCATGTAGCTTCAACATTAAAAAGTTTCTTTTTTTTTGGAAGACCAAAATACTAAGAGAAAGTAGAAATAGTTAATTCCATATATATGAATTTACATTATGAAGAACCCTAATTTGTACTAAATTTCGTCTAAATCAACAGTCATACCttttaataattccataaagaatCCAAAAAGACCATTCTTTCACTTAAGATGTTTAAGTTATACCCCAGAAATAATTCAATGGCTCTAGAAAAACCTTACAACAAGAAAGTGACAACTTTAATATTATCAATTAATTATGCAATAATTCATCTGGAAGCTAGATCTTCTATCATCCATTGATTAACTCATTAGACTTAGTCTCAAGTAATTAAGGTGATTTTAATGAATGCAGGAAGATGAGAAGCAGTTTGAGTTAACAAAAACCGAAATGGGTGAGGTGAGGGAAGAAAACCAGAGGCTAAGACTGCACCTTGACCAGATCATGAAGGATTACCAGAACCTTCAAAAGAAATTCCAAGACATCCTCCATCAACAACAAGAAACGACGTCGTCAACTCCTCATGTTGCCCCCACGAACGAACAACCACAAATCAACGATGAATCCGAACTTGTTTCTCTCAGTCTCGGAAGGACTTCGTCAACAGAACTGGTCAAGAAAGATAAGATCAGAAGTACGACTCCACCAACCAAAAATGCGGAAGGGTTAGGTCTTGGACTCGAATACGGAAAGTTTGAATTATCATCAACTACACAAACCGAATCTTCAGTCAATCCGAGCCCTGAGAATAGCTTGGATCAGGAAGCTAAAGATGAAGCTGGCGAGACATGGACACCACAGAAACCTTCGACTCCGAAGAGAAGTGCAGATGATCAAGATGTTCAGCAAAACCCTGCCAAGAAAACTAGGGTTTCTGTTAGGGTTCGTTGTGATACGCCAACGGTAATTAATAATAAGTTTGTAATTTTCTACATGTAAAATAAATCTGAATCTATATAATCAGGTTAATTAAACATAAGGTTTTAAATATGCAGATGAATGATGGATGTCAATGGAGAAAATATGGACAAAAGATCGCAAAAGGAAATCCATGTCCACGAGCATATTATCGTTGCACTGTTTCTCCAACTTGCCCAGTTAGGAAACAGGTATAACAATTACATAAAGAATTCAATAAAAAGTATTGTGGGTTTAAAATGTTGGTTGTTTCTGTTATTTAATTTGTatcttgatgaatgaaaattgTGTAGGTACAAAGATGTCCTCAAGATATGTCGATTTTGATCACCACGTATGAAGGAACACACAACCACCCACTTGCGGCTTCCGCCACTGCTATGGCTTCCACCACCTCCGCAGCCGCGAGTATGTTAACCTCCGGCTCCTCAACCTCCGGAGCAAATTCAAACCCTAACACTGTCACCACCTCTCACGGCCTAAACTTTTATCTCAACGAGAACTCAAAATTACAGCCGATTTACTTGCCACATTCTTCTATATCGCCATCACCCTCTTGCCCAACTGTTACACTTGATCTTACTTCGAACACGCTTTCCACATCATCACCATACAGCTACCGGTCGCCACCAATGGCTACCACTTTCCCACCAAGATATTCTACGACAAATCTGAATTTTAGTTCTTTAGAGTCTAACGCATTGCCAATTTCTTGGAGCAATGGCCACCTCAATTATGGGAAAAATCAAATGGGGTCCCTCAACTTTGGATCAACACAAGCTCAAGAAAATATCTACCATTCTTACATGCAAAATAAGAACTTGATGGCAACTGCAACCGCTAATCAACATTCTCTACAGCCAGACACCATTGAAGCTGCGACAAGAGCTATCACAGCAGACCCTAATTTCCAATCGGTTTTACAGGCAGCATTGACATCAATAATTGGTGGTGGTGGGGTGGGGCTTCAAGGCGGAGGTGAGAAGTCCGACCAAAATATAAAACTTGGAGAAATATTTCCAGTGTTTTCGAGCTTTCCTTCAACTTCAAACACAAACAAATGTTCATCAAGCTTCTTCAACAAGTCAACGGCAGCAACATTGAGTTCGCAACCTGCTGGTTCTAATTCGTTGCCGATTTCTAACTCAAGGAGTAAATCAACTTCTCCGGAAAATAGCAGAGATCATTTGGTTTGATGAATGTAATTATGGGTGCATTATTGGAttatatttttttgtaattttggatTATAAGTAGTCAATGATAGATAATTACACAATTGTAATTAATACGTTGTAAAATCTAGGCAATGGGTGATGTATGGTGAAGAAAATTGTGCATGGCAAGATGCTGATTGAAGCCAAAATAATTAAATGaatatatgtagctcctttgtcATATTAGGCTTATCAttttttagacaaaataaacgaatGAATGGTCTCctataatttgattttttttgtgcGTTTGAATGGTCTCCTTTGTCATAttcttaattcttttttttttttttttttttttttttttttttctttttttttttttaaactcagACAATCTTGGAGGTTTGGTTTTGTCGTGGTTTAGTCCATAGTGGATATGAAATAACTATAttacatttatatatttattttatgggTGAGAGTCGCGACTCATCTAGTGCATTGGGTCATGTCGTTCACGTTAGTAGCGAACGGGGTATTTGCCTTGGGGGTTTGCGGTGAATAAATAGGCCCTAACTAGGAAGTATTACTTTAATAATCACAGTGATTGTGAGCGGTgagtaattattaaaattaagcggagaaataaaatattatataataatattatagtggtgaaaaaaaattttaaaaaatcggGGTTGAGGAGAATAACTAATAAAGGAAactctaaaagaaaaataaaaataaattgagCTAAACAGTGTTTGATATGCGATGTGATGTTATTATGTCTTGCCTGTGAGTCTTTAACTATGTGGAGATGTATTGTGTGATCCATCTATGATATGTGTGTTCTTCTAATACAGTACTCTAATTGACTCACTTAACTTATGTTAACACTTGTTTTTTGTTTGTTGGTTGTTGTGCATTGGAACATATGGCTTGACATGATGCCTTGGTGAGGACGGGATCTCTTTGGGTAGACGTATTTAGTCCCTCTAGATATGATACCTGTAACATCTCGAGAATTATAAGGTTCATATTGCATGCATAAAATTCAATCTAGCAATTAAATGTATGGAAGTTTTTCAAGCCTAGAACTTTTAATTGCTAGATTGGTTGTAAcgcccataaaattcaagccaatttaaaacatttaaaatcattaagttattataattgttttcaaaatagtttaagcatCGGAGTATCCCCAAAATCAGATCATGAACATATGAGGAGATGCacgatcacgcattcgccttcctgcgatcatcaaaagtacctgaaacaaaatcaacaactgtaagcccaaatcttagtgagtttccctaaaataccaacgccatacaagtATAACTGCAACAACCATAAATTTTACGTCACATTTATActtttttaatcataaataagaaccacatagcattgtttacaaaatgttttcaaatcatattcCATCAGagcgtcccaaaaatcataacataaggaggaggaggagcgatacggtcatgccttcgcctttccacgatctcctaaagtacctaaaacaataaactgaaaactataagcctgagggcttagtgagctacccccaaaataccaataccacaacAGTAATAATCAattcaatcaacatgcatactgggccatcggcctgactggaccgccctaccgggcctacagtctgtctgaatctatcccgagccttcgacatgactggtccgccacatgggcctacagtctccccggaccgcttatagggtatattggccttcagcacaaagcaggaccacctcaacccaaccacaagcaaataaccatgtgcacatattatcagatactggcatatacaaacatcaaacacaactatctcactgatcatcaatcatagaaatctcctataactagagtaccgacctagcaggtcactaacataccaatccctatggtttataagagcataacatactgtctacctcgattccgaactaacagatcataaccacatgcaacatatcataacaataacaactaaagggttggccttggtgtcgtagaccctatcaatatagtgaggataactcagcttgcagatgtcgactcgaaagGCAACTCCAACTCTCGGTTCACTTGACACAGGCCCCACCACCTATCGTCATAGCacaacatactcataagtccttaaccttataaggtgctccataacccactagtcaacccctggtcaaagtcaacgtcctcagtcaaggtcaacagtccatgttaacctTAACTCGCCAAGTACCCTTGGGTACTTGCCGAGTTCTctgaagtacattccaactcgccgagtcatcggagagactcgtcgagttcctttgattcttGAGAgctccctccttgcaactcgacggatacacactcatacatatccaagagaaaactcatccgactcgccgagttgttcttcaactcgtcgagtcttatggtgatcttcatcggactcatcgagttgttcatcaactcgtcgagttcacggctatcttcatgtgactcaccgagttaaccttgcgacttgccgagtccattcagtcctttttccatacagacttgttttgagccatgcaacgactctaactcatagatccaagcttctagggcatgcttatcacgtaaagttacaaactttacgtgcatacacgaccataaaggctctaaatgtctattcTAAGTACTTAATGGAACCTTATactcaagagggaccttaatcacaaccaagactatgactttatgcttctagaattcaaggagggtccagatctgaagttacaactttagatctagcccatagctcatcataccaacttgaaaatccataaaagcccTAGAAACTCAATAAAAGGGAAAAGGGAAGTGaaaatggcactttgatacctccaaaggatgctagctgaggtaaattcagcttcccactccttccttgcttcaaattcctttgcactcttagctttcttcctccaagatcctcttttccaagcttcaacaccacaccaaggcacacacacacacgaattagggtttaaggggggctctcaaagactgtaaagaggccaaGGAGgttaaggctcctttaaatagaggatcaaaccccgagatttagggtttccactgccagctcctactcgccgagtcccaacatggactcgtcgagtaggtcacttaaaacgCGATCCCACCCTGctgctacttgacgagtaggtcaaccaactcgtcgagtagagctgaacccaaaaaaaatcttatttaagcaatacctgagaatcgaggcgttacaactctcccgcacttgaactagacttcatcctcgaagtccgttgGAGTAAACAATGTCAGGTAATGCTCatgcatctccgcctccggctcccatgtccactcggatcccttccgatgttcccaCCGTACCCTTActaaaggtatctccttattctgcggaatcttcttctttctttccaaaatagccacaggtcccacatagttcaggcgctcattgacctgaatgtcatccaacgataccactgcctcttgatccataatgcattttcacaattgcgaaacatgaaatgtgttgtggatccggctaagctcctccggaagctctagcctataagccaccctgccaaccctgtCAATAATCCTGAATGGTCTAatataacggggacccaattatcccctcttcctgaagcggatcacacccttccagggtgagaccttcaggaggaccatgtcacccacttgaaattccagctcagatcggcatcggtcggcataacttttctgccgactctgagcggtctgtagTCGTTGTCTAATTTgctgtatcatctcggtagtttttagaactacctctgtccgacccatcactctgtgcccaacctcgccccaccaGACTAGGGTCCTACACTTCTGCCCATAAAACAGCTCGAAAGacggggcgccaatactggaatgatagctgttgttataggcGAACTCTgtaagcggtaggtgggaatcctaactcccaccaaaatcaataacgcacgccctcaacatatcctcgagggtctgaatggtccgctcactctgcccatcagtctgcggatggaacgtcgtactaaaatgcagtcgtgtacccagttcctcatggaacttctgccaaaagcGAGAAGTGAACCTGAAATCTCGATCGGAAACgatagaaactggaaccccatggcgagagacaatctctctgacatacaggtcggccaacttctctgccgatgaagtctcccgtatggctaggaaatgggcactcttggtcaatcgatccatgatgacccatatagcatcgaacccccttGCCATCTttggcaacttcgtgatgaaatccattgcgatccattcccatttccacatgggaatctccagaggctgcagcttaccatgcggcctctgattctcggccttgaccatcctacaggtcaagcacctctcaaaaaaccaagcgatttctcgcttcatgccaGGCCACCAATAAATCGAACTCAAATcatggtacatcttggtggctcctgggtgaatcgaaaaacgagacttatgagcctcctccatcactgtctgtcgTAACCCAAACCCAACCGTAACTGGTCAACAATTTGCGACTATCTtgaacaaaccgggcgcttttgcccttaatcctctccaacttccagttctctggcctcatgccctcaatctgagcatctctgatcaaacccaccagtggggaatccactgctatcctcatacatctggctggggtcgaggacccagctgacttgcggctcagagcatccgcaaccacattctctttaccaggatggtaaaggatctcgcaatcatagtccttgaccacatccagccacctacgttgtctcatgtttaggttcggctgatccgTGATgtttctcaaactcttgtgatccgtgtatatagtacaacggaccccgtacagatagtgcctcgaaatcttgagagcaaaaaccactgctcccaactcaagatcgtgcatAGGGTATCTcttctcatgcggcttcagctgccgtgaTGCATAGGCTACcactcgtcccctctgcatgaggactgcccctaaTCCTgtaatggatgcatcacaaaataccacaaaatcctccactccctcggggagtgtcaacaccaGCACCTCGCATAAACACTgttggagggtctcaaacgccctctgctgctcagggccccaccagaaatccaccccttcctcgttagacgagtgacgGGTACgggaatcttggagaaatcaaaaatgaatctccaataataccctgctaaacccaagaagcacctgatgtctgagggagatttcggagcCTCCCACTGCattaccgcctccaccttggccggatcgaccaaaatcccctcccgGTTAACCCATACAGCCGTTCTCGCCTCAGAACCTCTAGCAGCTccctaagatgctcctcatgctgctctcgagtcttgtaatacaccaagatatcatctatgaacacaatgaccaagcgatcgagcatcggtctgcagactcagttcatcagatccatgaagaccgctggcgcgttggtgagcccaaacggcatcaccacgaactcgtaatgaccataacgagtccaaaacgcggtcttctccacgtcctcctccctcaccctgacctggtgatatcctgatctcaaatcaatcttggaaaatcaAGACGCACCCTAcagctgatcaaagagatcatctatcctcgggagtgtgTAACGGTTCTTCGTCGTTAACTTGTTTAGCTccttatagtcaatgcacatcctgtgcgaaccgtccttcctgacgaaaaggatcggtgctccccagggtgaactactcggacgaataaactacTTGCCCACCAGCTCCTGCAACTtagatgatagctcctgcatctcaggcggtgccagtCGGTACGACGCcctggcgataggggccgcacctggcactaagtcgatcctgaactcaacctgcctctctggaggcactccgggtaacacATCAGCAAATTCCCTCACTACCGGGACCTCAGAAACTGAGAGTTGCtctctaacccgcgtatctaccacatacaccaaataaccggcacacccatGCTAAATATACTGTCtagccctggctgccgaacaaaaccctgatcccaatcTGGTGCCCAcaccatatactacaagttctcccccacttggggttcgaaccaccacccgctgtccctcacaatcgatcatggcaccaaaacggctaagccaatccatccctacaatcacgcatacatcccccatggggataggaatcaaatctatcaggaAGGACACCCTGAAAATCTCTAACTCGCACCGTCAGTAGACCGAAGAAGTAGAAACcccatgctcgttggcgatcaaaactcacaacggacactcaagatcatctatcggcacactgaaccctctagagaaggactgagatacaaacgaccaactcgcccccgagtcaaataataccaaagcgggcaaagaatttactaaaaaggtacctaatcacaggtacaatcaataagcataacacaaatacaataactgagacGGAGAATAGAGACGTACCAACAAACACATCTGGTGCTGACTTGGCCTCCTCGgtcgtgagctggaaggcgcgaacctgagccttcggaggctccaccttgactggcctcccatctccaatccttgCAGCAGCTGGCGCGGAACCCTGTGCCGGCTTGGCGacgagctgcggacagttggtctttacatgaccaacctgatgacaatggtaacaaatcctcatatctgcgtgaggggcggactgacggaagtccctagcatagtgcccctccttgccacatttgtggcacccacctcctgctctaCAAACTCCCAAAtgaaccctgccacactttccacaagtgcggctttGCTGACCCCCAGACagtgtatcagcggtcttagacctcTTAGGCGCCGATTGAGACTGTGccggtgcctgacgctgctcctttAGTTGCAGCTCTATCTCAACCTCACGCCGCCTCGCGGCTTCCTGAAGGTCCAGGAGGCCATCACATCGCTGTGTAGACACGaactgtcgaatatcagtcttgagcatactcagataacgagtcatctgagactgctctgaagcgaactccgggcaaaacatatatgaacatacgggtaatctccatcacagactccccatcctgtctcaaggtcagaaactcctgtgcaagccgctcccgctcaacgcgtggaacgtagcgggtgcggaACATATCTCTGAATTGCTCCCATGTAACAGTAGTCTGCTGATCATCAGTATATGACCCAATcgtcagcctccaccagtccttttccccaagcctcagcaggtttagggcacacctgaccttttggtcagcaggacatgagcacgtgaagaaacaaccctcgacatcagacaaccacctcatagccctaatcgcatcctgtgtaccatcaaacgtcgggggagtcatattatcgaagtcccggtactggaaagccctgtcgGCTCCTCCTTCAACCCCTGCcgcagttacagccgaagtggctgcagcggcagctgtctctgctagagctgcatatcgcttgtcaaaatactcaaccatcgtggtcttaatcgacccaaacatctctggcagctgcgcTCGGAACGCAACAGCAATCTCATCGTGCATGATCTCCCGGATCCTCACATCCAACTCCTTTGTCCCTAACTGAACCACGGGCTcgggtgctaccggcacctccaaccctccgtctcccgaccctgaccctgatcctgatcctgatccggatcccgaaGCAACACGTCTTATCACCAccatactttatatatatatatatatatatatatatatatatatatatatatatatatatatatacacaagtcATCAGATAGATAACATAAtgtcgggagaccaaaacccaaaaaccctaggggttgtgatttccttgctatgtgtatgggtcctgtgctttcagtagtaagggcccatactaccttacacacctacccatatttgtctcaagtatcaccacaatgccctaacaatatcatcaacatagtaAATGCGCTCAACCCTCATTCTAGGGGAATACCAAATACCTCGCATCTAGACTCACCACTTATCACGAATCACACATCcttgaaacttccatcatcccctgcagcaCTAATGCATGCT includes these proteins:
- the LOC111892354 gene encoding WRKY transcription factor 72A isoform X1, translated to MEVDHRKTTQMKQEDKGDDRHCKQEVVDDKEDEKQFELTKTEMGEVREENQRLRLHLDQIMKDYQNLQKKFQDILHQQQETTSSTPHVAPTNEQPQINDESELVSLSLGRTSSTELVKKDKIRSTTPPTKNAEGLGLGLEYGKFELSSTTQTESSVNPSPENSLDQEAKDEAGETWTPQKPSTPKRSADDQDVQQNPAKKTRVSVRVRCDTPTMNDGCQWRKYGQKIAKGNPCPRAYYRCTVSPTCPVRKQVQRCPQDMSILITTYEGTHNHPLAASATAMASTTSAAASMLTSGSSTSGANSNPNTVTTSHGLNFYLNENSKLQPIYLPHSSISPSPSCPTVTLDLTSNTLSTSSPYSYRSPPMATTFPPRYSTTNLNFSSLESNALPISWSNGHLNYGKNQMGSLNFGSTQAQENIYHSYMQNKNLMATATANQHSLQPDTIEAATRAITADPNFQSVLQAALTSIIGGGGVGLQGGGEKSDQNIKLGEIFPVFSSFPSTSNTNKCSSSFFNKSTAATLSSQPAGSNSLPISNSRSKSTSPENSRDHLV
- the LOC111892354 gene encoding WRKY transcription factor 72A isoform X2; amino-acid sequence: MEVDHRKTTQMKQEDKGDDRHCKQEEDEKQFELTKTEMGEVREENQRLRLHLDQIMKDYQNLQKKFQDILHQQQETTSSTPHVAPTNEQPQINDESELVSLSLGRTSSTELVKKDKIRSTTPPTKNAEGLGLGLEYGKFELSSTTQTESSVNPSPENSLDQEAKDEAGETWTPQKPSTPKRSADDQDVQQNPAKKTRVSVRVRCDTPTMNDGCQWRKYGQKIAKGNPCPRAYYRCTVSPTCPVRKQVQRCPQDMSILITTYEGTHNHPLAASATAMASTTSAAASMLTSGSSTSGANSNPNTVTTSHGLNFYLNENSKLQPIYLPHSSISPSPSCPTVTLDLTSNTLSTSSPYSYRSPPMATTFPPRYSTTNLNFSSLESNALPISWSNGHLNYGKNQMGSLNFGSTQAQENIYHSYMQNKNLMATATANQHSLQPDTIEAATRAITADPNFQSVLQAALTSIIGGGGVGLQGGGEKSDQNIKLGEIFPVFSSFPSTSNTNKCSSSFFNKSTAATLSSQPAGSNSLPISNSRSKSTSPENSRDHLV